The Carassius auratus strain Wakin chromosome 27, ASM336829v1, whole genome shotgun sequence genome includes a region encoding these proteins:
- the LOC113046348 gene encoding WAP four-disulfide core domain protein 18-like, whose translation MTARVYFLLTACLFGHLSITYAIQKQNTVDGFCPVRLTVVPSHQGCSSDEDCPGGQKCCQFDCGPVCVLPVFKKPGQCPIPEMIPLCAKSCFNDGQCPATQKCCPTTSGLACREPRGQGRGQTSCQGSGYGAGQGSGYGAGPG comes from the exons ATGACAGCTCGAGTGTATTTCTTGTTGACTGCGTGTTTGTTCGGACACTTGAGCATAACTTATgctattcaaaaacaaaacacag TGGATGGTTTCTGTCCGGTGAGGCTGACGGTTGTGCCATCCCATCAAGGATGTTCCTCTGATGAAGACTGTCCTGGAGGGCAAAAATGCTGTCAATTTGACTGTGGGCCTGTTTGCGTGCTGCCTGTTTTCA AGAAGCCGGGTCAGTGTCCCATACCGGAGATGATTCCACTGTGTGCTAAAAGCTGTTTCAacgatggccagtgtcctgccacaCAGAAATGTTGCCCAACCACCAGTGGCTTAGCATGCCGTGAACCACGTGGTCAGGGAAGAGGTCAGACAAGttgccagggaagcggctacggcgcgggccagggtagcggctacggcgcgggcccagggtag